Proteins encoded together in one Anguilla anguilla isolate fAngAng1 chromosome 9, fAngAng1.pri, whole genome shotgun sequence window:
- the LOC118235077 gene encoding transmembrane protein 47-like isoform X1 translates to MSLNEVSVFRPFKLIAILCVFLALCLDVVAVLSPAWVTAERYALSLWESCREVDGVWMCVSTLSSDWQIATLVLLLAGAALTLLAFLIALISQCKGTHRKHYRTVAIFLFTAVVAQACALFLYPIKFMDSTVLQTYHEFNWGYGLGWGATIFMLGGGILLCLRTDMYEDAMY, encoded by the exons ATGTCTCTAAATGAAGTCAGCGTGTTCCGGCCATTCAAACTGATTGCAATACTTTGTGTGTTTCTCGCGTTGTGCCTGGACGTAGTGGCCGTACTGAGTCCAGCTTGGGTAACAGCGGAGCGCTACGCATTGTCGCTGTGGGAGTCTTGCAGGGAAGTCGACGGTGTCTGGATGTGCGTCTCGACTCTGAGCTCTG ACTGGCAGATTGCAACCCTGGTGCTGCTGCTTGCTGGTGCGGCACTGACTCTGCTGGCCTTCCTCATCGCCCTGATCTCACAGTGCAAGGGCACACACAGGAAGCACTATCGCACAGTGGCCATCTTCCTCTTCACAGCAG TGGTGGCCCAGGCCTGCGCTCTATTCCTCTACCCCATCAAGTTCATGGACAGCACAGTCCTGCAGACCTACCATGAATTCAACTGGGGCTACGGCCTGGGCTGGGGGGCCACCATTTTCATGCTGGGAGGGGGCATCCTCCTCTGCCTTCGGACAGACATGTATGAAGATGCCATGTACTGA
- the LOC118235077 gene encoding transmembrane protein 47-like isoform X2, which translates to MMQRQMAVLSPAWVTAERYALSLWESCREVDGVWMCVSTLSSDWQIATLVLLLAGAALTLLAFLIALISQCKGTHRKHYRTVAIFLFTAVVAQACALFLYPIKFMDSTVLQTYHEFNWGYGLGWGATIFMLGGGILLCLRTDMYEDAMY; encoded by the exons ATGATGCAAAGACAAA TGGCCGTACTGAGTCCAGCTTGGGTAACAGCGGAGCGCTACGCATTGTCGCTGTGGGAGTCTTGCAGGGAAGTCGACGGTGTCTGGATGTGCGTCTCGACTCTGAGCTCTG ACTGGCAGATTGCAACCCTGGTGCTGCTGCTTGCTGGTGCGGCACTGACTCTGCTGGCCTTCCTCATCGCCCTGATCTCACAGTGCAAGGGCACACACAGGAAGCACTATCGCACAGTGGCCATCTTCCTCTTCACAGCAG TGGTGGCCCAGGCCTGCGCTCTATTCCTCTACCCCATCAAGTTCATGGACAGCACAGTCCTGCAGACCTACCATGAATTCAACTGGGGCTACGGCCTGGGCTGGGGGGCCACCATTTTCATGCTGGGAGGGGGCATCCTCCTCTGCCTTCGGACAGACATGTATGAAGATGCCATGTACTGA